One part of the Podarcis muralis chromosome 3, rPodMur119.hap1.1, whole genome shotgun sequence genome encodes these proteins:
- the RAB4A gene encoding ras-related protein Rab-4A isoform X2 gives MSQTAMSETYDFLFKFLVIGNAGTGKSCLLHQFIEKKFKDDSNHTIGVEFGSKIINVGGKYVKLQIWDTAGQERFRSVTRSYYRGAAGALLVYDITSRETYNALTNWLTDARMLASQNIVIILCGNKKDLDGDREVTFLEASRFAQENELMFLETSALTGENVEEAFVQCARKILNKIESGELDPERMGSGIQYGDAALRQLRSPRRAQAQSVQECGC, from the exons ATGTCGCAGACAGCCATGTCGGAGACGTACG ATTTCCTGTTTAAGTTTTTGGTAATTGGAAATGCAGGCACTGGCAAATCCTGTTTGCTTCATCAATTTATTGAGAAGAAAT TCAAAGATGACTCAAATCATACTATAGGAGTAGAGTTTGGTTCaaagataataaatgttggaggcAAATATGTAAAACTACAAATATGGGATACAGCTGGACAAGAGCGATTCAG gtctgtaacccgaagctaCTACAGAGGTGCAGCGGGTGCCTTACTTGTTTATGACATCACCAG TCGAGAAACCTACAATGCGCTTACTAACTGGCTAACAGATGCGAGGATGCTAGCAAGTCAGAATATTGTTATAATACTGTGTGGGAACAAAAAGGATCTTGATGGAGATCGGGAAGTCACTTTCTTGGAAGCATCCAGGTTTGCTCAAGAAAATG AACTTATGTTCTTGGAAACAAGTGCATTGACAGGGGAGAATGTTGAAGAGGCCTTTGTACAGTGTGCCAGAAAAATACTTAATAAAATTGAGTCAG GTGAACTGGATCCGGAAAGGATGGGCTCAGGTATTCAGTATGGAGATGCTGCCCTGAGACAGCTGAGATCTCCACGAAGAGCACAAGCTCAAAGTGTTCAAGAATGTGGCTGTTAG
- the RAB4A gene encoding ras-related protein Rab-4A isoform X1, with the protein MSVTRSYYRGAAGALLVYDITSRETYNALTNWLTDARMLASQNIVIILCGNKKDLDGDREVTFLEASRFAQENELMFLETSALTGENVEEAFVQCARKILNKIESGELDPERMGSGIQYGDAALRQLRSPRRAQAQSVQECGC; encoded by the exons AT gtctgtaacccgaagctaCTACAGAGGTGCAGCGGGTGCCTTACTTGTTTATGACATCACCAG TCGAGAAACCTACAATGCGCTTACTAACTGGCTAACAGATGCGAGGATGCTAGCAAGTCAGAATATTGTTATAATACTGTGTGGGAACAAAAAGGATCTTGATGGAGATCGGGAAGTCACTTTCTTGGAAGCATCCAGGTTTGCTCAAGAAAATG AACTTATGTTCTTGGAAACAAGTGCATTGACAGGGGAGAATGTTGAAGAGGCCTTTGTACAGTGTGCCAGAAAAATACTTAATAAAATTGAGTCAG GTGAACTGGATCCGGAAAGGATGGGCTCAGGTATTCAGTATGGAGATGCTGCCCTGAGACAGCTGAGATCTCCACGAAGAGCACAAGCTCAAAGTGTTCAAGAATGTGGCTGTTAG